A stretch of the Hippocampus zosterae strain Florida chromosome 18, ASM2543408v3, whole genome shotgun sequence genome encodes the following:
- the fam78ab gene encoding protein FAM78A, with the protein MRLPPSRALPWIVLLWTVVEWLPDASAMGCLQSISCKPKTFRDGVAVLQVNAFIDPNPTSIDESSAVVLRYRTPYFRAQALVLVPPVAANETWTVGWIQACNHMEFYNTYGSKGMSSWELPDLRDGNIRAISDSDGVNYPWYGNTTETYTVVGPTRRYSRFIVSMNDNFKPSITWAVPVNDSNVAELTAIRRDQSFTTWLVAINRATNETMVLQTVRWKMRLLIRVDPEKPLGQRAILLEPVAQEQPQILGENESIPPNAMVKPNANDAQTLMWRPQEGEPTVVIPPRY; encoded by the exons ATGCGTCTCCCCCCTTCGCGGGCGCTCCCGTGGATCGTGTTGTTGTGGACCGTCGTCGAGTGGCTCCCCGATGCGAGCGCCATGGGCTGCCTCCAGAGCATCTCGTGCAAGCCCAAAACCTTCCGAGATGGCGTCGCGGTACTGCAGGTGAACGCGTTCATCGACCCCAACCCCACCAGCATCGACGAGTCGTCGGCCGTCGTTCTGCGCTACCGCACGCCGTACTTCAGGGCCCAGGCCCTGGTGCTGGTGCCGCCGGTGGCCGCCAACGAGACGTGGACCGTCGGATGGATCCAAGCCTGCAACCACATGGAGTTCTACAACACATATGGCAGCAAGGGGAT GTCGAGTTGGGAGCTCCCCGACCTTCGCGACGGCAACATACGGGCCATCAGCGACTCGGACGGCGTCAACTATCCCTGGTACGGAAACACCACGGAAACGTACACCGTTGTGGGCCCCACGCGGCGGTACAGCAGGTTCATAGTGAGCATGAACGACAACTTCAAACCCAGCATCACCTGGGCCGTACCCGTCAACGACAGCAACGTGGCTGAGCTCACCGCCATCCGCCGAGACCAGAGCTTCACCACCTGGCTGGTGGCCATCAACCGGGCCACGAACGAGACCATGGTCCTGCAGACCGTCCGCTGGAAGATGCGCCTCCTCATCCGCGTGGACCCGGAGAAGCCCCTCGGTCAGCGGGCCATCCTCCTGGAGCCCGTGGCCCAGGAGCAGCCGCAGATCCTGGGCGAGAACGAGAGCATCCCGCCCAATGCCATGGTCAAGCCCAACGCCAACGATGCCCAGACGCTCATGTGGCGTCCTCAGGAGGGAGAGCCCACGGTGGTCATTCCACCTAGATACTGa